From the Accumulibacter sp. genome, one window contains:
- a CDS encoding serine hydrolase yields the protein MKCWLTVLLVSMLSGAWPLLAAETCVIESVARDTRSLGPWIDQDNWLAAENLRIGLQSPGHFMPLLRIDATTAGAVLRPASRLLELDRIRARDPLDQQQRDVAFLLATRLYADGVVVLRDGRVASERYWNGLAARDQRLLLGGTRPLLSLLGAIAVAQGKLAPDRAISRYIPALSGQSGLRKLSVRRLLEGEGRFEWSPEELGDWLAAAGWRSGAGAGGVRSWLSVPGRWDRDFTSAATSGEAGPEGELLLWAIAESYRMPLAQVFCQEILRKLRPEHGALWLTDARGSELSTGLALSLRDFARLGQLLIEARSNSRRSRIPSWFIETLTASAGLRTAKTAALAGLRNGSELRYGFVHLGGAQNRIAIIGPYGNSLYVDFDRRLVIAVYAAYPREHTAAMRATLEQVWDALGAAAQPAGKR from the coding sequence ATGAAGTGCTGGCTGACGGTACTGCTGGTGTCGATGCTGTCCGGGGCGTGGCCATTGCTGGCGGCAGAGACCTGCGTCATCGAGTCGGTGGCGCGCGACACACGCAGTCTTGGCCCATGGATCGATCAGGACAACTGGCTGGCAGCGGAAAATCTCCGCATTGGCCTGCAGTCGCCGGGCCATTTCATGCCCTTGCTGCGGATCGATGCGACGACCGCCGGCGCCGTCCTCCGCCCGGCGTCGCGCCTGCTCGAACTCGACCGGATCAGGGCACGCGATCCGCTCGATCAGCAGCAGCGTGATGTCGCGTTCCTGCTGGCGACGAGACTCTATGCCGACGGGGTGGTGGTGCTGCGCGACGGAAGAGTGGCGAGTGAGCGCTACTGGAACGGACTGGCGGCGCGGGACCAGCGCCTGCTGCTCGGTGGTACGCGGCCGCTGCTCTCGCTTCTCGGTGCCATCGCCGTCGCCCAAGGCAAGCTGGCCCCGGATCGCGCGATCAGTCGGTACATTCCCGCCCTGAGTGGGCAGAGCGGTCTGCGCAAGTTGTCGGTGCGGCGCTTGCTGGAAGGCGAGGGGCGCTTCGAATGGTCGCCAGAGGAGCTCGGCGACTGGCTGGCCGCCGCTGGCTGGCGCTCCGGAGCGGGCGCCGGCGGCGTTCGCTCGTGGCTCAGCGTGCCAGGCCGCTGGGACAGGGACTTTACCAGCGCCGCCACGTCCGGTGAGGCCGGACCCGAAGGTGAGCTCCTGCTGTGGGCGATCGCCGAGAGCTACCGCATGCCGCTGGCGCAGGTTTTTTGCCAGGAAATCCTGCGCAAGCTGCGGCCAGAGCATGGCGCCCTCTGGCTGACCGACGCTCGGGGAAGCGAGCTGTCGACCGGGTTGGCGCTCTCGCTGCGCGATTTTGCCCGTCTCGGCCAACTGCTGATCGAGGCTCGGAGCAACAGCCGGCGCAGCCGGATTCCGTCGTGGTTCATCGAAACGCTGACCGCATCGGCCGGGCTGCGAACAGCGAAGACTGCGGCACTGGCAGGCCTGCGAAACGGCAGCGAACTGCGCTACGGCTTTGTCCATCTGGGTGGCGCACAGAACCGAATCGCCATCATCGGTCCCTACGGCAACAGCCTGTATGTCGATTTCGATCGTCGACTCGTGATCGCCGTCTATGCGGCCTATCCGAGGGAGCACACTGCCGCGATGCGGGCCACGCTCGAGCAGGTCTGGGATGCCCTGGGTGCGGCGGCGCAACCGGCGGGCAAACGTTGA
- a CDS encoding cation:proton antiporter domain-containing protein: MLDDVLSPARSAWEDLQERLHFLPPFPDELDSLALFSMLLIVGLLIGEWLRARLGWPKVVGYVLAGTLFGPSVLGWISIEALAQARPIADAALGLLMLEIGRRLDLRWLAQQRELLRAALAEISLSFAAIFLFAWGVVGLIPAWAAAAAAVTMAAAPAVVLLIVEESGAQGQVTERMIMPG; the protein is encoded by the coding sequence ATGCTCGACGATGTCCTGTCACCGGCACGGTCTGCCTGGGAGGATCTGCAGGAGCGCCTGCACTTCCTGCCACCTTTTCCCGATGAACTCGATTCGCTGGCGCTGTTCAGCATGCTGCTGATCGTCGGTCTGCTGATCGGCGAGTGGTTGCGCGCGCGACTGGGCTGGCCGAAGGTCGTCGGCTACGTCCTGGCAGGGACGCTGTTCGGGCCTTCCGTGCTCGGCTGGATCAGCATCGAGGCACTGGCGCAGGCGCGACCGATTGCCGATGCCGCACTCGGACTGCTGATGCTCGAGATCGGGCGCCGCCTCGATCTGCGCTGGCTCGCTCAGCAGCGCGAACTGCTGCGGGCAGCGCTGGCCGAGATCAGCCTGTCCTTTGCCGCCATCTTCCTCTTCGCCTGGGGCGTGGTGGGTCTGATACCGGCCTGGGCGGCCGCAGCCGCGGCCGTCACCATGGCCGCAGCGCCGGCAGTCGTCCTGCTGATCGTCGAGGAATCCGGCGCGCAGGGGCAGGTCACCGAACGAATGATCATGCCTGGCTGA
- a CDS encoding YbdK family carboxylate-amine ligase encodes MSQAIAAFKQSQPLSLGVELELQLLSVRDFDLTRGATDLLGSMDYDGCFGDIKLEITESMIEVSTLPRTFVDGIAGDLVGLRQTLVRQCARNHIAVCGGGTHPFHRWSERRICPGDRFAEIYQRYGYLAKQFTVFGQHIHVGCASGDDAIWLTQALAPYLPLFIALSASSPFVDGEDTLFQSARLNAVSAFPLSGQCPALRDWGEFLEHFSLLQSCGIARSIKDLYWDVRPKPEFGTVEIRVCDTPLTVERAAALAALAQSLVRHLLRTRPALDTQRHLHVARYNKFQACRYGLDALISDPVGRRQLPLRQIGRQLLAVLEEDAGELGCSAWLALLDASLSVEVSDANWLRRRQACHGNLNEVVREAAMRFGRPEHTPRAEGSR; translated from the coding sequence ATGAGCCAGGCCATCGCGGCATTCAAGCAGAGCCAGCCACTGAGCCTGGGGGTCGAACTCGAGTTGCAGCTGCTCTCCGTGCGTGATTTCGATCTGACCCGCGGCGCGACCGATCTGCTCGGCAGCATGGACTACGACGGCTGCTTCGGCGACATCAAGCTCGAGATCACCGAAAGCATGATCGAGGTCAGCACGCTGCCGCGGACATTCGTCGACGGCATCGCCGGCGATCTGGTGGGTTTGCGGCAGACACTCGTCAGGCAGTGCGCGCGCAACCACATCGCCGTCTGCGGCGGCGGCACGCATCCTTTCCATCGCTGGTCGGAGCGCCGCATCTGCCCGGGTGACCGCTTCGCCGAGATCTACCAACGATATGGCTACCTCGCCAAGCAATTCACGGTCTTCGGCCAGCACATCCATGTCGGCTGCGCGTCAGGCGACGATGCGATCTGGTTGACCCAGGCGCTGGCACCCTATTTGCCGCTGTTCATCGCCCTGTCGGCGTCATCGCCCTTTGTCGATGGCGAAGACACGCTGTTCCAGTCCGCCCGCCTCAACGCCGTATCGGCCTTTCCGTTGAGTGGTCAATGCCCGGCGTTGCGCGACTGGGGCGAGTTCCTGGAACACTTCTCGCTGCTGCAGTCCTGTGGCATCGCTCGCAGCATCAAGGACCTCTACTGGGACGTTCGTCCCAAGCCGGAGTTCGGCACGGTGGAAATCCGCGTCTGCGATACGCCATTGACCGTCGAGCGAGCGGCGGCACTGGCAGCGCTGGCACAATCCCTGGTGCGCCATCTGCTGCGCACCCGTCCCGCGCTCGACACCCAGCGGCACCTTCATGTCGCCCGCTACAACAAGTTCCAGGCTTGCCGCTATGGTCTCGACGCCCTGATCTCGGATCCGGTTGGTCGGCGACAGCTCCCGTTGCGCCAGATTGGCCGCCAGTTGCTTGCCGTCCTGGAGGAGGATGCGGGCGAACTGGGTTGTTCCGCGTGGCTGGCACTGCTCGACGCCTCCCTGTCGGTGGAGGTATCGGACGCCAACTGGTTGCGCCGGCGTCAGGCTTGCCACGGCAACCTGAACGAGGTCGTTCGCGAAGCAGCGATGCGCTTTGGCAGACCGGAGCACACACCGCGTGCCGAGGGGTCGCGATGA
- a CDS encoding GNAT family N-acetyltransferase gives MSWEICPAGDAFPSFTTDWDHLNEQLYGGHPAFDSRFVGALLAHFGTGSESLCIHRSGEAVDGALILCARGFGRWALFLPAQAPAGALLIADASCLETLMPALPGYAWTIDLLAIDPAFEPDWSPLLLPRTVVRHQLTMAVATGGDFPAYWQARPGKLRSNLRRYQRRSDDHAASVRVIAEPQEIGAAVSRYAAVESAGWKAVGGTAIGSDNPQGLFYEQLLCDFAASGQARVVELWFDDRLAASRLAVCHGCMWIMLKTTYDESLAAMAPGRQLLYEALQLAFADMPAGAVEFYTNATRDQAEWATHLRHVCHHQLYRNTTVANFHGIARALRCRFAGGETAEDSLAFDATSVAAYHSPAAMPPAMRSLFEAAAGREVELSPDWFANLQAAVFGDDDSVRYYGAELYGSPTAILPVHASRRSGRRAAEIEALANFYTALYAPLASPGADPTDLGRLLQAARADCARARVMNFHPMAVDSPVYEAMVVALRSTGWIPFRYFCFGNWYLEVDRSWSAYLEQRDGILRHTLRRKRRRFLAAGGSFEIITGTAGLEPAIAEFNALYRQRWKKNEPYAAFVPGLMRWLAASGKLRLGIARLAGEAVASQLWIVSGDKASIYKMAYDEAHSCHAPGTLLTAHLMERVIDVDRVTEVDYLIGDDPYKQAWMSHRRERWGIVAYRADRFAGIARSLLEIIGRVIRRPPARVESKRSRSSIGPSGH, from the coding sequence ATGAGCTGGGAGATCTGTCCCGCCGGCGATGCCTTTCCGTCTTTCACCACGGACTGGGACCACCTGAATGAGCAGCTGTATGGCGGCCACCCGGCGTTCGACAGCCGTTTCGTCGGCGCCTTGCTCGCCCACTTCGGCACTGGCAGCGAATCGCTGTGCATCCACCGCAGCGGCGAGGCGGTCGATGGCGCGCTGATCCTCTGCGCCCGCGGCTTCGGCCGCTGGGCGCTCTTCCTGCCGGCGCAGGCGCCGGCAGGCGCGCTGCTCATCGCGGACGCAAGCTGCCTCGAAACGTTGATGCCGGCGCTGCCCGGCTACGCGTGGACGATCGATCTGCTCGCCATCGACCCCGCTTTCGAGCCGGACTGGAGCCCGCTCCTCCTGCCGCGCACCGTGGTCCGCCACCAGCTGACGATGGCGGTCGCAACCGGCGGCGATTTCCCGGCCTATTGGCAGGCGCGCCCGGGCAAGCTGCGCAGCAACCTGCGCCGCTACCAGCGTCGGAGCGACGATCATGCGGCCAGCGTCCGGGTCATCGCTGAGCCGCAGGAGATCGGCGCCGCGGTCAGTCGCTACGCCGCCGTCGAAAGCGCCGGCTGGAAGGCGGTGGGCGGTACGGCGATCGGCAGCGACAACCCGCAGGGACTCTTCTATGAGCAGCTGCTGTGCGACTTCGCTGCCTCGGGACAGGCACGGGTCGTCGAACTCTGGTTCGACGACCGGCTCGCCGCCTCGCGCCTGGCCGTCTGTCATGGGTGCATGTGGATCATGCTGAAGACCACCTATGACGAGTCGCTCGCCGCCATGGCACCCGGGCGGCAGCTGCTCTACGAGGCCCTGCAGCTCGCCTTTGCCGACATGCCCGCCGGCGCCGTCGAGTTCTATACCAATGCGACGCGCGACCAGGCAGAGTGGGCGACGCATCTGCGCCATGTCTGCCACCACCAGCTCTACCGCAACACGACCGTCGCCAACTTCCACGGCATCGCCCGCGCGCTGCGCTGCCGCTTCGCCGGGGGCGAGACGGCGGAGGATTCGCTGGCCTTCGATGCGACCAGCGTCGCCGCCTACCACAGCCCGGCGGCGATGCCGCCGGCGATGCGATCGCTTTTCGAGGCAGCCGCCGGCCGCGAAGTGGAGCTGTCGCCGGATTGGTTCGCCAACCTGCAGGCGGCGGTCTTCGGCGACGACGATTCCGTCCGTTACTACGGCGCCGAGCTGTACGGCTCGCCGACGGCCATCCTGCCCGTGCACGCCAGCCGGCGAAGCGGACGCCGCGCGGCGGAGATCGAAGCGCTGGCGAACTTCTACACCGCCCTGTACGCGCCACTCGCCAGCCCGGGCGCCGACCCGACCGACCTCGGCCGGCTGCTGCAGGCGGCGCGTGCCGACTGCGCGCGCGCGCGCGTCATGAACTTTCATCCCATGGCGGTCGATTCGCCGGTGTACGAGGCGATGGTCGTCGCCCTGCGCAGCACCGGCTGGATCCCGTTCCGCTACTTCTGCTTCGGCAACTGGTACCTCGAGGTCGACCGTTCCTGGTCTGCGTATCTGGAACAGCGCGACGGCATCCTGCGCCACACCCTGAGACGCAAGCGGCGGCGCTTTCTCGCCGCCGGCGGCAGCTTCGAGATCATCACCGGCACGGCCGGGCTCGAGCCGGCGATTGCCGAGTTCAATGCCCTGTACCGTCAGCGCTGGAAGAAGAACGAGCCCTACGCCGCCTTCGTTCCCGGCTTGATGCGTTGGCTCGCCGCCAGCGGCAAGTTGCGCCTCGGCATCGCGCGCCTCGCCGGCGAGGCGGTTGCCTCCCAGCTCTGGATCGTCAGCGGCGACAAGGCGAGCATCTACAAGATGGCCTACGATGAGGCGCATTCCTGCCATGCGCCGGGCACGCTGCTGACGGCCCACCTGATGGAGCGGGTCATCGACGTGGACCGCGTGACCGAAGTGGACTACCTGATCGGCGACGATCCGTACAAGCAGGCGTGGATGAGCCACCGCCGCGAACGCTGGGGCATCGTCGCGTATCGCGCCGACCGCTTCGCCGGCATCGCCCGGTCGCTGCTCGAGATCATCGGCCGGGTGATCCGGCGGCCGCCAGCCCGCGTGGAAAGCAAGCGCTCACGGTCTTCGATCGGGCCGAGTGGGCACTAG
- a CDS encoding cation:proton antiporter domain-containing protein produces the protein MIIARLMVLLALLAASRLPKRSLAQIFVLVATALLAVGTARTLAVPVFLTLFLMGAILSFSDRERTLSYAELPEGHWLLAIILFVVVGASLPWQDFTWLIGLQALGLLLVRAAAKVAALVWSGGGLSSERRVLVGIGIQPLSATAVFMAYEIAGLYPEIGRSSLSLPLFAAAIMELGGPALCRFALVRAGETAATAGGGRGVA, from the coding sequence TTGATCATCGCCCGGCTGATGGTGCTGCTCGCGCTGCTTGCCGCGTCCCGTTTGCCGAAGCGTTCGCTGGCGCAGATCTTCGTTCTCGTCGCGACGGCGCTGCTCGCCGTCGGCACCGCGCGTACGCTCGCGGTGCCGGTCTTTCTGACGCTTTTCCTGATGGGGGCGATTCTGTCGTTCAGCGACCGCGAGCGAACGCTGAGCTATGCCGAACTGCCGGAAGGACACTGGTTGCTCGCCATCATCCTCTTCGTCGTCGTCGGCGCCTCGCTGCCGTGGCAGGACTTCACCTGGCTGATCGGGCTGCAGGCGCTCGGCCTGTTGCTCGTCCGGGCGGCGGCCAAGGTGGCTGCCCTGGTCTGGTCTGGCGGCGGACTGAGCAGCGAAAGGCGCGTCCTGGTGGGAATCGGCATTCAGCCGTTGTCGGCAACCGCCGTCTTCATGGCTTATGAGATCGCCGGACTCTATCCGGAAATCGGCCGTTCGTCGCTTTCGCTGCCGCTGTTCGCGGCGGCCATCATGGAACTGGGCGGCCCGGCGCTCTGCCGCTTCGCCCTCGTGCGCGCCGGTGAGACCGCGGCGACCGCGGGTGGCGGGAGAGGAGTGGCATGA
- a CDS encoding gamma-glutamyl-gamma-aminobutyrate hydrolase family protein: protein MSRRPLRIGLSARIYHPVVGATGLQSKSLQYLEQSVAHWVMSRNVMVFMIPAVSGDAIVHRSSIRLSDYPDYLDGLILQGGADVSPQSYGEEPLHPDWAGDRVRDAYEMELLHEFMEAGKAVLGICRGAQLINVALGGTLHQDIATQIETAGEHVHGDYDRHSHAVEWIAGSGLAKLYPGEGGGRVVSIHHQAIRALGRELRVEARSSGDGVIEAIRLQGRPYVLGLQWHPEFHPPGSEELLDCTPILDEFLAAARGRLW from the coding sequence ATGAGCAGACGGCCGCTGCGCATCGGTCTCTCGGCACGCATCTACCATCCGGTGGTCGGTGCGACCGGTCTGCAGTCCAAATCACTGCAGTACCTCGAGCAGTCCGTCGCGCACTGGGTGATGTCGCGCAACGTGATGGTCTTCATGATCCCGGCAGTGAGTGGCGACGCCATCGTTCATCGCAGCAGCATCCGTCTCTCGGACTACCCGGACTATCTCGACGGCCTGATTCTGCAAGGGGGGGCGGATGTCAGCCCGCAGAGCTACGGCGAGGAGCCCCTGCACCCCGACTGGGCTGGCGACCGGGTCCGTGACGCTTACGAAATGGAGCTTCTGCACGAATTCATGGAGGCGGGAAAGGCGGTACTGGGCATCTGTCGCGGCGCGCAACTGATCAACGTCGCGCTGGGCGGGACACTGCATCAGGACATCGCGACGCAGATCGAAACGGCGGGCGAGCATGTGCACGGCGATTACGACCGGCACAGCCATGCCGTCGAGTGGATCGCCGGCTCCGGCCTGGCGAAGCTCTATCCGGGCGAGGGCGGCGGGCGGGTGGTGTCGATCCATCATCAGGCGATCCGGGCCTTGGGCCGGGAACTGCGGGTCGAAGCACGCAGCAGCGGCGACGGCGTGATCGAGGCCATCCGCCTGCAAGGCCGGCCGTACGTTCTCGGCCTGCAGTGGCACCCGGAGTTCCATCCACCGGGTAGCGAGGAGTTGCTGGACTGCACGCCGATACTCGACGAGTTTCTCGCGGCTGCCCGCGGCCGGCTCTGGTGA
- a CDS encoding cation:proton antiporter, whose amino-acid sequence MFNSIQIFGMALLGGLGAGELARRAFSVPRTTGYVVFGLLVGQSALGWIAPYDVEANQLFIDLALGLILFELGYQVPPVAASEARNRLCAALQISLITGSAIACAILLLDFSVPSAFFAAALCLATSPAITIATCSDVGARGERTGLLFTIVAINGCVAFVAAVCSLPLLGADEPVLGLAGAWAVGRELAVAVVLGGACAVLVLLGARLLGRRPEHQHLLILGTIVVGVGNAIYLDISVLLPMLLFGYLARALDRSNQVVAIRIASDARIFLVVAFVLAGAVLDVGVLAGHWLEAVVLVIARAAGQFTGVWWNRRRLRLDTRSAAHLSLGLQPMSSVALVLLANVHTLYAGLEPRLAGALLATILLMQLFGPLATQTAIKGFGEATGLQSREPAIEQAAANGRSCGGDR is encoded by the coding sequence ATGTTCAATTCGATCCAGATCTTCGGCATGGCGCTGCTTGGCGGTCTGGGAGCAGGCGAACTCGCGCGTCGGGCCTTCTCCGTGCCACGGACGACAGGCTACGTGGTGTTTGGACTGTTGGTCGGACAGAGCGCGCTGGGATGGATCGCGCCGTACGACGTCGAGGCCAATCAGCTCTTCATCGATCTGGCGCTGGGCCTGATCCTCTTTGAGCTGGGTTACCAGGTGCCGCCCGTCGCAGCCAGCGAAGCCAGGAACCGACTGTGCGCGGCTCTGCAGATTTCGCTGATCACGGGCTCAGCGATCGCCTGCGCCATCCTGCTGCTCGACTTCTCCGTTCCTTCGGCGTTTTTTGCCGCAGCCCTCTGTCTCGCCACATCGCCGGCGATCACCATCGCGACCTGCAGCGACGTCGGCGCCAGGGGGGAGCGGACCGGCCTCCTGTTCACGATCGTGGCGATCAATGGCTGCGTCGCCTTCGTCGCCGCCGTGTGTTCGCTGCCGCTCCTCGGTGCGGACGAGCCAGTCCTCGGTCTTGCCGGCGCCTGGGCGGTCGGCCGCGAACTTGCTGTCGCCGTGGTCCTCGGTGGTGCGTGTGCCGTGCTGGTGCTGCTCGGTGCCCGGCTGCTGGGGCGGCGTCCGGAACATCAGCACCTGCTGATTCTCGGCACCATCGTCGTCGGTGTCGGAAACGCCATCTACCTCGATATCTCGGTGCTGCTGCCGATGCTGCTCTTCGGCTACCTGGCGCGCGCTCTCGACCGGAGCAATCAGGTCGTCGCCATCCGCATCGCCAGTGATGCCCGGATTTTTCTCGTCGTCGCCTTCGTTCTTGCCGGCGCCGTCCTCGATGTCGGCGTGCTCGCGGGCCACTGGCTGGAAGCGGTCGTCCTGGTGATCGCCCGCGCCGCCGGACAGTTCACTGGCGTGTGGTGGAACCGCCGTCGCCTGCGCCTGGACACTCGATCCGCCGCCCATCTGTCGCTCGGGTTGCAGCCGATGTCGAGCGTGGCCCTGGTGCTCCTGGCCAACGTGCACACGCTCTATGCCGGCCTTGAGCCGCGACTGGCGGGCGCCTTGCTGGCGACGATTCTCCTCATGCAGTTGTTTGGCCCCCTGGCGACCCAGACGGCGATCAAGGGGTTTGGCGAGGCGACCGGTCTGCAATCGCGCGAGCCGGCGATCGAGCAGGCGGCCGCCAACGGGCGTTCCTGCGGCGGCGACCGATGA